From a region of the Pseudomonadota bacterium genome:
- the hcp gene encoding hydroxylamine reductase, whose product MFCNQCEQTGKDGACVKVGVCGKQPDVASLQDLLIHAVQGLSLYTVAARENGIVDQEINRFVNQAVFSTLTNVDFDPDRFVQLIKQAVKYREQVRAKVLAAGGSEIKDAAATFSPSAKKADLVNQGEALNLIPDADENEDIRSLKQILLYGLKGVAAYADHASILGQEDDAVYKFVQEGLTALLRKDLGLNDWVGLVLKCGEVNLWAMELLDAANTGTYGHPVPTTVPLGAKKGKAILVSGHDLKDIEEILKQSEGKGINVYTHGEMLPTHGYPGLKKYSHFYGHYGTAWQNQGKEFAEFPGAILMTTNCIQKPKDSYKNDIFTTGLVGWPGVTHVKDQNFAPVIEKALAMKGFAADTDKGSVMVGFARNAVLGVADKVIDAVKSKAIRHFFLVAGCDGAKPGRNYYTEFVEKVPKDCMVLTLACGKFRFFDMQLGDIGGIPRLLDVGQCNDAYSAIQIAVALSQAFECGVNDLPLSMVLSWYEQKAVAILLTLLHLGIKDIRLGPSLPAFITPNVLNVLVENFDIKPITTPDADLKTILGEGYDNKAA is encoded by the coding sequence ATGTTTTGTAATCAATGCGAACAAACAGGAAAAGACGGTGCTTGTGTAAAGGTCGGCGTCTGCGGCAAACAGCCGGATGTCGCATCCTTGCAGGATCTGCTCATCCACGCCGTGCAGGGGCTCTCTCTCTACACTGTCGCGGCAAGGGAAAATGGCATAGTTGACCAGGAGATTAATCGATTCGTCAATCAGGCGGTATTTTCTACCTTGACCAATGTGGATTTTGATCCGGATCGTTTTGTCCAGCTGATCAAACAGGCAGTCAAGTATCGGGAACAGGTAAGAGCCAAGGTGCTTGCAGCGGGCGGTTCAGAAATTAAAGATGCCGCAGCAACCTTTTCACCATCGGCAAAGAAGGCAGATCTGGTTAATCAGGGTGAGGCGTTGAACCTTATCCCTGATGCGGATGAAAATGAGGATATCCGATCCCTTAAGCAGATCCTGCTTTACGGCCTGAAGGGTGTTGCCGCCTATGCGGACCATGCGTCTATCCTCGGTCAGGAAGATGATGCAGTGTACAAGTTTGTCCAGGAAGGACTCACCGCCTTGTTACGGAAAGATCTGGGGCTTAATGACTGGGTTGGCCTGGTGCTCAAATGCGGTGAAGTGAATCTGTGGGCCATGGAACTCCTTGATGCCGCCAATACCGGCACTTACGGTCATCCGGTTCCGACAACTGTTCCTTTAGGCGCTAAAAAAGGAAAAGCGATCCTGGTATCAGGCCATGATCTGAAGGATATTGAAGAGATCCTCAAGCAGTCTGAGGGCAAGGGCATCAATGTTTATACCCACGGTGAAATGTTGCCCACCCACGGCTATCCGGGATTGAAGAAATACAGCCATTTTTACGGTCATTACGGCACTGCCTGGCAGAATCAGGGCAAGGAATTTGCCGAGTTTCCGGGTGCAATACTGATGACCACCAACTGTATCCAGAAACCCAAGGATTCTTATAAAAACGATATATTCACCACCGGACTTGTGGGCTGGCCCGGAGTTACCCATGTAAAAGATCAGAATTTCGCACCGGTAATTGAAAAGGCTCTTGCCATGAAAGGTTTTGCTGCAGATACGGACAAGGGTTCGGTGATGGTTGGTTTTGCCCGAAATGCCGTGCTCGGTGTTGCCGACAAGGTGATCGATGCGGTGAAGAGTAAGGCTATCCGCCATTTCTTTCTGGTTGCCGGTTGCGACGGCGCAAAACCCGGACGTAATTATTACACCGAGTTTGTTGAGAAAGTGCCCAAAGATTGCATGGTGCTCACCCTGGCCTGCGGCAAATTCCGCTTCTTTGATATGCAGCTTGGCGATATCGGCGGCATCCCGCGTCTCCTTGATGTGGGGCAATGCAATGACGCCTATTCGGCAATCCAGATTGCTGTGGCTCTTTCCCAGGCCTTTGAGTGCGGCGTAAACGATCTGCCGCTTTCCATGGTTCTTTCCTGGTATGAGCAGAAGGCTGTGGCCATCCTCCTGACCCTGCTGCATCTGGGGATCAAGGATATCCGCCTGGGGCCGAGCTTGCCCGCCTTCATAACCCCCAATGTCCTGAATGTATTGGTTGAGAATTTTGACATCAAGCCGATTACCACACCGGACGCGGATTTAAAGACGATCCTAGGAGAGGGATATGATAATAAGGCCGCATAA
- a CDS encoding mechanosensitive ion channel family protein has protein sequence MFKALEAWLANQGFSETISHLSGILASCLTFIVFLLVSLWFARIFIIPIIEKIVRRSSNTWDDVLIDNKFFTRLSHFIPVVVAYLSVAPMFPDQTNTTDLVRKFCMVLFVILTIRILDALLRSTREIYSKHELSSKKSISGYLDAINIIAYLLSAIFIVSILTEKSPWGILSVIGGLTAIVLLIFKDTILGFIAGIQLSAHDMVRVGDWIEMPQFNADGDVIDVSIHTVKVRNWDKTISTIPTYALVTNSFKNWRGMSESGGRRIKRSIIIDMQSITFCTDEMLERFSKYGLIQDYIKTKQDEITAHNQGQGIDPSLLINGRRQTNIGVFRAYVIAYLKANAKIHKNMTFLVRHLQPTPEGLPMEIYVFSNDQVWANYEAIQADIFDHVLAAIGAFDLRVFQYPSGFDLRSMNLKASTTS, from the coding sequence ATGTTTAAGGCTTTGGAAGCATGGCTTGCCAATCAAGGTTTTTCTGAAACTATCTCCCATCTCTCAGGTATTCTCGCCTCCTGCCTCACCTTTATCGTGTTTCTCCTGGTGTCTTTATGGTTCGCAAGAATATTTATCATTCCCATCATTGAAAAAATCGTTCGGCGCAGTTCTAATACCTGGGATGATGTGTTGATCGACAATAAATTCTTTACCCGCCTGTCGCATTTCATCCCAGTGGTGGTGGCCTACCTCTCCGTGGCCCCGATGTTTCCCGACCAGACCAACACCACCGATCTTGTCCGAAAATTCTGCATGGTGCTTTTTGTTATTTTAACCATCAGAATTCTTGATGCCCTGCTGCGCAGCACCCGCGAAATTTATAGCAAACATGAATTATCCAGCAAAAAATCGATCAGCGGTTATCTCGACGCCATCAATATTATCGCCTATCTCCTCTCTGCGATCTTCATTGTCTCGATCCTCACGGAAAAATCTCCCTGGGGAATCTTAAGCGTCATCGGCGGGCTCACCGCAATCGTGCTTTTAATCTTCAAGGATACGATTCTCGGGTTTATTGCCGGCATCCAGCTCTCTGCCCATGACATGGTGCGGGTCGGTGACTGGATCGAAATGCCGCAGTTCAATGCCGACGGCGATGTCATCGATGTCTCTATTCATACGGTAAAGGTCAGAAACTGGGACAAGACGATCTCCACCATCCCTACTTATGCGCTGGTCACCAATTCCTTTAAAAACTGGCGCGGCATGAGTGAGTCGGGGGGCAGACGGATCAAGCGTTCGATAATCATCGACATGCAATCCATCACCTTCTGCACCGATGAAATGCTTGAGCGTTTCTCAAAATACGGCTTGATCCAGGATTACATCAAAACAAAACAGGACGAGATAACTGCCCATAATCAGGGACAAGGAATTGACCCAAGCTTGCTGATCAACGGCAGGAGACAGACCAATATCGGTGTGTTCCGAGCCTATGTGATTGCCTACCTCAAGGCCAACGCCAAGATTCACAAGAACATGACCTTCCTGGTCCGACACCTGCAACCCACCCCTGAGGGCCTGCCCATGGAAATATATGTATTCAGCAATGACCAGGTCTGGGCAAACTATGAGGCCATTCAGGCGGACATCTTTGATCATGTTCTGGCAGCGATCGGTGCATTCGACCTGCGGGTCTTTCAATATCCTTCGGGCTTTGATCTGCGCTCGATGAACCTGAAGGCCTCGACAACCTCATAA
- a CDS encoding YkgJ family cysteine cluster protein: protein MALDFEKMQENLQGIYQRYEFETGQFKEQAVCGIGCSFCCSFMGNIDIVTLEGIFLLGRLETKPDTELNAISQGLERDRALRAEGKKSACPFLDEQGCCRVYEARPFSCRQLYSLRKCDQGGPMIHKQAVALARQIVREIQELDNTGYSGHHSYILKLLQNRKFRNIYGAGGFDPGSVKKFGKKHGIIINRFAK, encoded by the coding sequence ATGGCCCTTGATTTTGAGAAAATGCAGGAAAACCTTCAGGGGATTTATCAGCGATATGAATTTGAGACCGGTCAATTTAAAGAACAGGCGGTGTGCGGCATCGGATGTTCCTTTTGTTGTTCGTTCATGGGAAACATCGATATCGTAACCCTTGAAGGGATTTTTTTGCTCGGCAGGCTGGAGACAAAGCCGGATACCGAACTCAATGCAATAAGCCAGGGGCTTGAGCGAGACAGGGCGCTCCGGGCGGAGGGCAAAAAATCGGCGTGCCCTTTTCTTGATGAGCAGGGATGCTGTCGGGTTTATGAGGCAAGGCCTTTCAGCTGCCGGCAGCTCTACTCTCTCAGGAAATGTGATCAAGGCGGGCCAATGATTCATAAACAGGCGGTTGCTCTTGCCCGGCAGATTGTGAGAGAAATCCAGGAATTGGATAACACCGGTTATTCCGGCCATCACAGCTATATCCTGAAACTTCTTCAAAACAGGAAATTCAGAAATATATACGGTGCAGGAGGTTTTGATCCCGGCAGCGTAAAAAAATTCGGCAAGAAACATGGAATTATTATTAATCGTTTTGCAAAGTAG
- the feoB gene encoding ferrous iron transport protein B gives MNKELRIALAGNPNSGKTTLFNTLTGARQHVGNYPGVTVEKKEGIYQTENARIRVIDLPGTYSLTAYSVEEVVARDFLVNEKPHAVINTTDASNLERNLYLTTQFLEMGVPIIIALNMIDVAKDRGISINSQKLSELLGVPVVPIIARTGQGTKELMEEAARIAETHADMDWHPVTISYGDDLDEVLIELEALIASRNFLTDTYIPRWTAIKYLEDDREVLTKGRKADAEVSELIQTKVKIVADHIFKTIETYPEAMIADHRYGFINSILKQGVLTKKYNIERLYASDRIDMVVTNRFLGPLIMLAVLLGLYKFTFTYSQIPVGWLESFFNWLSNAVDTTLADGQLKSLITSGIIDGVGGVLGFVPLIMFMFFGIAILEDSGYLARVAFMMDRIFRIFGLHGSSVMAYIVSGGIAGGCAVPGVMATRTLRSPRERMATLLTVPFMNCGAKLPVLVLLTGTFFSKNQTRYMFMFTLLAWCVSLLVAKFLRMTVLRGEATPFVMELPPYRFPTFNGLMIHTWERTWQYIRKAGTVILGFSILLWAMMTYPGLPESKNIGFEAQRTTIIAGYSEATSRELTETSKTSLSDPAKELKQKLNTLDRVINEQTLRHSIAGRIGTSLEKVSQFAGFDWRTNIALLGGFAAKEVIISTLGTAYSLGEVDPDAAEPLSKTLAVSPSWNKAVALALIVFIMFYSPCFATVICIVRESSWKWGVFSMVFNTTFAFLFATIVYQLSRITSFFM, from the coding sequence ATGAATAAAGAACTCAGAATCGCCCTTGCAGGAAACCCGAATTCCGGCAAGACCACACTGTTCAATACGTTGACCGGCGCCAGACAACATGTGGGCAATTACCCCGGAGTGACTGTTGAAAAAAAAGAAGGCATTTACCAGACAGAAAATGCCAGAATCCGGGTTATTGATCTTCCGGGCACCTATTCCTTGACCGCCTACTCTGTTGAAGAGGTTGTGGCGCGCGATTTCCTGGTCAACGAAAAACCCCATGCGGTGATTAATACAACCGACGCGTCAAATCTCGAAAGAAACCTCTATCTGACTACCCAGTTTCTTGAAATGGGCGTGCCGATAATCATTGCACTCAACATGATTGATGTGGCTAAAGATCGCGGCATCTCAATAAATTCGCAGAAACTTTCAGAACTTCTGGGGGTTCCGGTGGTGCCGATAATTGCCCGAACCGGCCAGGGCACGAAAGAACTCATGGAGGAAGCCGCCAGAATTGCCGAGACCCACGCGGATATGGATTGGCATCCGGTTACTATCTCCTATGGCGACGACCTTGACGAAGTGCTCATTGAACTTGAAGCGTTGATTGCCTCCAGAAACTTCCTTACCGACACCTACATTCCAAGATGGACAGCGATTAAATATCTTGAGGATGACCGGGAGGTCCTTACCAAAGGCAGAAAGGCCGATGCCGAAGTCTCAGAACTGATCCAGACAAAAGTAAAAATCGTTGCCGATCACATTTTCAAAACAATAGAAACCTACCCCGAGGCGATGATCGCCGATCACCGCTACGGATTTATCAATTCAATCCTCAAGCAGGGGGTCCTCACCAAAAAATATAATATTGAAAGGCTCTACGCCTCGGACCGCATCGACATGGTGGTCACCAACCGTTTTTTAGGTCCTTTAATCATGCTTGCCGTCCTTCTTGGCCTTTACAAATTCACCTTCACCTATAGTCAAATACCCGTTGGCTGGCTGGAATCTTTTTTTAACTGGCTGAGTAATGCAGTGGATACAACCCTTGCCGACGGTCAGCTGAAATCTTTGATAACCTCCGGAATTATTGACGGGGTTGGCGGAGTGCTGGGCTTTGTGCCGCTCATAATGTTCATGTTTTTCGGTATCGCCATCCTTGAAGACTCGGGTTACCTCGCACGAGTCGCCTTTATGATGGACCGCATCTTCCGGATTTTCGGGCTGCACGGCAGTTCTGTCATGGCATATATTGTTTCCGGCGGCATTGCGGGAGGCTGCGCGGTTCCCGGGGTAATGGCCACCCGGACGCTCCGCTCTCCACGAGAACGAATGGCGACTCTGCTTACCGTGCCGTTTATGAATTGCGGCGCAAAACTTCCGGTGCTGGTCCTGCTCACCGGCACCTTTTTTTCCAAAAACCAGACGCGATATATGTTCATGTTCACGCTGCTGGCATGGTGCGTCTCTCTGCTGGTTGCAAAATTCCTGCGCATGACAGTGCTCAGGGGGGAAGCTACACCTTTTGTCATGGAACTTCCGCCCTACCGCTTCCCTACCTTTAATGGGCTGATGATTCACACCTGGGAAAGAACCTGGCAATATATCCGTAAAGCCGGCACCGTAATCCTTGGATTTTCAATTCTCCTGTGGGCGATGATGACCTATCCCGGACTCCCTGAATCCAAAAATATCGGGTTTGAAGCACAGCGCACTACAATTATTGCAGGATATTCCGAAGCGACATCCAGGGAACTCACTGAAACCTCAAAAACGTCGCTCTCAGATCCGGCAAAGGAATTAAAGCAAAAGCTCAATACCCTTGACCGGGTGATTAATGAACAGACGTTAAGACATTCCATTGCCGGACGAATCGGCACATCACTGGAAAAAGTCTCGCAGTTTGCTGGTTTTGATTGGCGCACCAACATTGCCCTGCTCGGCGGCTTTGCAGCAAAAGAAGTGATTATCTCTACCCTGGGAACCGCCTATTCATTAGGAGAAGTTGACCCGGATGCCGCCGAACCCCTTTCAAAGACCCTGGCCGTCAGCCCTTCGTGGAACAAGGCCGTTGCCCTGGCATTGATCGTTTTCATCATGTTTTACTCTCCCTGTTTTGCAACGGTGATATGTATAGTCCGGGAATCCTCCTGGAAATGGGGGGTATTCTCCATGGTCTTTAACACGACCTTTGCCTTTCTGTTCGCAACTATTGTTTACCAACTGAGCAGGATAACGAGTTTTTTCATGTAA
- a CDS encoding AF1514 family protein, translating to MQEIKIKISGEDLTQEEATAKARQIAAEENPETDLISWFNRRTNKHSPSCVHCEIGCRPGWEVYGENHGGRLRIEVNDGEYVFIFS from the coding sequence GTGCAGGAAATAAAGATAAAAATATCCGGAGAAGATCTAACCCAGGAAGAAGCGACCGCAAAAGCCCGGCAGATTGCCGCGGAGGAGAATCCGGAAACGGATCTAATATCCTGGTTTAACCGCAGAACCAACAAACATTCGCCCAGTTGCGTCCATTGTGAGATAGGCTGCCGGCCCGGCTGGGAGGTTTATGGCGAAAACCATGGTGGCAGGCTGCGGATTGAGGTCAATGATGGGGAGTATGTTTTTATATTCAGTTAA